From the genome of Desulfovibrio gilichinskyi, one region includes:
- the rplL gene encoding 50S ribosomal protein L7/L12 gives MSDITKDQVVDFISNMTVLELSEFIKELEEKFGVSAAAPVAAFAAAPAGADAGAAAEEQTEFDVILKAAGGNKIAVIKAVRALTGLGLKEAKAKVDEAPATIKEGVEKAEAEEALKQLTEAGADAEMK, from the coding sequence ATGTCAGATATTACTAAAGATCAGGTTGTAGATTTTATTTCCAACATGACCGTTCTCGAACTCTCTGAGTTCATCAAAGAACTTGAAGAAAAATTCGGTGTTTCTGCTGCAGCTCCTGTAGCAGCATTCGCAGCAGCTCCTGCTGGCGCTGACGCTGGTGCAGCTGCTGAAGAACAGACAGAATTCGACGTAATCCTTAAGGCTGCAGGCGGAAACAAAATTGCTGTTATCAAAGCAGTTCGCGCTCTCACAGGCCTCGGTCTGAAAGAAGCAAAAGCTAAAGTTGATGAAGCTCCTGCAACTATCAAAGAAGGCGTAGAAAAAGCAGAAGCAGAAGAAGCTCTTAAGCAGCTTACTGAAGCCGGTGCTGACGCTGAAATGAAATAG
- the rplJ gene encoding 50S ribosomal protein L10 — protein sequence MKRQEKAQIIEQLTKVAERASIAIVTDFKGIDAEELTALRTKLREVGVDCQVVKNTLARLAFEGTTHGILADKFKESCAVVTGYTDPVAAAKAVADFAKGSKKFSMRFASLEGKYLDDKGIEALSKLPSKDELLGMALGTLNAVPTNFVRVLANVPRGLLNVLTAVKDQKEAA from the coding sequence GTGAAAAGGCAAGAAAAAGCCCAGATTATTGAGCAGCTCACTAAAGTAGCTGAAAGGGCGAGCATTGCCATCGTTACTGACTTTAAGGGTATTGATGCTGAAGAACTTACTGCTCTTCGTACAAAACTCAGAGAAGTCGGTGTCGATTGCCAAGTCGTTAAGAACACTCTGGCCCGGTTGGCGTTTGAGGGTACCACTCATGGTATTCTGGCCGATAAATTCAAGGAAAGCTGTGCAGTTGTAACCGGATATACTGATCCTGTTGCAGCAGCTAAAGCAGTTGCAGATTTCGCTAAGGGAAGTAAAAAATTCTCCATGCGTTTTGCCAGCCTTGAGGGTAAGTATCTTGACGATAAAGGCATTGAGGCGCTCTCCAAGCTTCCAAGCAAGGACGAGCTCTTAGGCATGGCTCTTGGCACACTGAATGCTGTGCCGACCAATTTTGTGAGAGTTCTCGCAAATGTACCTCGCGGACTTCTGAATGTTCTTACTGCTGTTAAGGACCAGAAGGAAGCTGCATAA
- the rplK gene encoding 50S ribosomal protein L11, whose translation MAKKEIGKIKLQIPAGSANPSPPVGPALGQHGVNIMEFCKAFNAKTQDQKGMITPVVITVYHDRSFSFITKTPPASTLLLKAAKLAKGSGEPNKNKVGTVSKAQVEEIAKLKAPDLTAANTEAAMNSIMGTARSMGIDVTD comes from the coding sequence ATGGCCAAGAAAGAAATAGGCAAAATTAAGCTTCAGATACCTGCTGGATCAGCAAATCCGTCCCCACCGGTCGGACCTGCGTTAGGTCAGCATGGCGTCAATATAATGGAATTCTGCAAAGCGTTTAACGCTAAAACGCAGGATCAAAAGGGCATGATCACTCCGGTCGTTATTACGGTCTATCATGACAGGTCCTTTTCCTTCATTACTAAGACTCCTCCGGCTTCCACATTATTGCTTAAAGCTGCAAAGCTGGCAAAAGGTTCCGGAGAGCCAAACAAGAACAAAGTCGGTACTGTTTCCAAAGCTCAGGTTGAAGAAATCGCCAAGCTTAAAGCACCCGATTTGACCGCTGCAAATACTGAAGCTGCTATGAATAGCATCATGGGCACCGCCCGCAGTATGGGCATTGACGTCACAGACTAG
- the rplA gene encoding 50S ribosomal protein L1 codes for MPKHGKNYRKATEGAEARGLTVEDAVKLAVEKAYAKFDETVDVAINLGVDPKYSDQMIRGAVTLPNGLGKVVRVACFCSGEKEAEAKAAGADFVGGDDLVEKVKDGWLDFDKAIATPDMMAKVGLIGRVLGPRGLMPNAKTGTVTFDVAKAVTEVKAGRVEFKVDKAGVLHAPIGKVSFGAEKLLQNLKSLLDTVNKLKPTSAKGTYMKAVAVATTMGPGFRVDPLAARKYVES; via the coding sequence ATGCCTAAGCACGGAAAAAATTACAGAAAAGCAACTGAAGGCGCAGAAGCTCGCGGTTTAACCGTTGAAGATGCTGTTAAGCTTGCAGTTGAAAAGGCATATGCCAAGTTCGACGAGACCGTTGATGTTGCCATCAACCTTGGAGTTGATCCTAAGTATTCCGATCAAATGATTCGTGGCGCAGTAACCCTGCCTAACGGTCTCGGTAAAGTTGTAAGAGTAGCTTGCTTTTGTAGCGGTGAAAAAGAAGCGGAAGCCAAAGCAGCCGGTGCCGATTTTGTCGGTGGCGATGATTTGGTTGAAAAAGTTAAAGACGGATGGCTTGATTTCGATAAAGCCATTGCTACACCTGATATGATGGCGAAAGTCGGTCTTATCGGTAGAGTACTCGGACCTCGCGGTTTGATGCCTAATGCTAAAACTGGAACCGTTACTTTTGATGTTGCTAAAGCAGTCACTGAAGTAAAAGCTGGACGCGTTGAATTCAAGGTTGATAAAGCCGGTGTTCTTCACGCTCCAATCGGAAAAGTTTCTTTCGGTGCTGAAAAGCTCCTTCAGAATCTTAAATCACTTCTTGACACTGTCAATAAGCTTAAACCTACATCCGCTAAAGGAACATACATGAAAGCAGTTGCTGTTGCGACTACCATGGGTCCTGGATTTAGAGTTGATCCTTTGGCAGCTAGAAAGTACGTAGAGTCCTAA
- the rpmG gene encoding 50S ribosomal protein L33, with protein sequence MRVKVLMQCTECKRRNYSTMKNKKNTTGRIELNKYCPFDKKHTLHKETK encoded by the coding sequence ATGCGTGTCAAAGTTCTGATGCAGTGCACCGAGTGTAAACGTCGTAACTATTCGACGATGAAGAATAAAAAGAACACTACTGGTCGTATTGAATTGAATAAGTATTGCCCTTTTGATAAGAAGCATACTCTTCATAAAGAAACCAAGTAG
- the rpoB gene encoding DNA-directed RNA polymerase subunit beta, with amino-acid sequence MGQLRKIFGKIKVTLPVPHLLELQVDSFVKFLQVGVAPASRADIGLEGVFRSVFPIEDFNKTASLEYVSYDIGEPKYDMDECIAKGLTYEAPIRIKVRLVVFDVDEESASRTIRDIKEQDIYFGTVPLMSEQGTFIINGTERVIVNQLQRSPGIIFEHDSGKTHTSRKVLYSCRVIPMRGSWLDFDFDHKDILYVRIDRRRKMPATVLLKAMGLSKQNILDHFYEVEEYKLDRHIARRKVVENQYRKEIAWVDLTLEDGTVIVDRDKPITKFSWRKLIRGGVEYIEVDPKSIVGQFAAHDITDPDTGEVIAEAADEITEEIFERIQEVGLKEVKVLLTMGADTSSSLRDTLMMDKTTDVESAQIEIYRRLRPSSPPTAEIAANFFENLFRSADYYDLSSVGRYKLNARLDVDTPLELKTLTNVDILKAVLLLCKLKDSHGPADDIDNLGNRRVRPVGELVENQYRIGLVRMERAIKERMSLQEVATLMPHDLINPKPVAAVLKEFFGTSQLSQFMDQTNPLSEVTHKRRLSALGPGGLTRERAGFEVRDVHVSHYGRICPIETPEGPNIGLIVSLTTYSKVNEFGFIESPYRTIKDSTMTDEILYYDATREVGHVVAQANAPISAEGAFVNPLVTSRLNGDVSMMPREDVTLMDISPSQTVSVSAALIPFLEHDDANRALMGSNMQRQAVPLLKTAQPLVGTGMEANVAQDSGSCLLAEQDGYIDYVDAERLVLRYDDGIYPETGGVKHYELQKWHKSNQNSCYGARPRLQVGTRVTKGEVLADGPGIKDGELALGKNLLVAFMPWCGYNFEDAILISERVVKEDVYTSVHIEEFELVARDTKLGPEEVTRDIPNVSEDMLSNLDECGIIRLGARITPDDILVGKITPKGETQLTPEEKLLRAIFGDKARDVKNTSLKVPPGIEGTVIDVKVFNRRSGEKDDRTRAIEDFELAKHDMKESKHIDSLTTKTREKIYAVVSNKQINQTLMGRRKGEVLAEAGHTITDAILSEIPLKKLAGLFSDKDTNEAVKFLLGEYDKQIRVIKGIYDVKREKVTEGDDLPPGVIKMVKVYIAVKRKLSVGDKMAGRHGNKGVVSRILPEQDMPFFADGTPMDIVLNPLGVPSRMNIGQIMETHLGWAALELGHKFARMLDAGDALDQIRKEVKSTFDSEDVFELVDSLDDDEFKDALNRAREGIVTKTPVFDGATEEEIWDLVVKTGIADDGKVTLWDGRTGDPFQNRVTVGVMYILKLHHLVDEKIHARSTGPYSLVTQQPLGGKAQFGGQRLGEMEVWALEAYGAAYLLQEFLTVKSDDVTGRVKMYEKIVKGDNFLEAGLPESFNVLIKELMSLGLDVKLLQDDEEEEEEDSSAITQ; translated from the coding sequence ATGGGTCAGCTCAGAAAAATATTTGGAAAGATCAAAGTCACTCTGCCGGTACCTCACCTGCTTGAATTGCAGGTTGATTCCTTTGTAAAGTTCCTTCAGGTCGGCGTAGCTCCGGCCAGTAGGGCAGACATTGGTTTAGAAGGGGTATTTCGTTCGGTTTTTCCTATTGAAGACTTCAATAAAACTGCAAGTCTTGAATATGTTAGCTACGATATCGGTGAACCTAAATACGATATGGATGAATGTATTGCTAAGGGACTTACTTATGAAGCCCCTATCCGTATCAAGGTCCGCCTCGTAGTCTTTGATGTTGATGAAGAATCCGCAAGCAGGACTATTCGCGACATTAAAGAGCAGGACATTTATTTCGGAACCGTACCGCTCATGAGTGAGCAGGGTACGTTTATCATAAACGGTACTGAACGCGTAATTGTTAACCAGTTACAACGTTCTCCCGGTATCATCTTCGAACATGATTCGGGAAAAACTCATACCAGCCGTAAAGTGCTCTATAGCTGCAGGGTTATCCCTATGCGCGGTTCATGGCTGGATTTTGATTTTGACCATAAAGACATCCTTTACGTTCGTATTGACAGACGCCGTAAAATGCCTGCGACTGTTCTTCTTAAAGCGATGGGACTATCTAAGCAGAATATTCTTGACCACTTCTACGAAGTCGAAGAATACAAGCTTGATAGGCATATTGCACGACGTAAAGTTGTAGAAAATCAGTACCGCAAAGAAATTGCATGGGTTGACCTCACGCTAGAAGATGGCACCGTCATCGTCGATCGTGATAAACCTATTACAAAATTCAGCTGGCGCAAGCTTATCCGCGGCGGAGTTGAGTATATAGAAGTTGACCCGAAATCAATCGTAGGTCAATTTGCTGCTCATGATATAACTGATCCGGATACTGGTGAAGTTATTGCTGAAGCCGCTGATGAAATTACTGAAGAAATCTTTGAAAGAATTCAGGAAGTCGGCCTCAAAGAAGTGAAAGTTCTCCTTACTATGGGGGCTGATACTTCTTCTTCATTGCGCGATACTCTCATGATGGACAAGACTACTGACGTTGAAAGTGCACAGATTGAAATCTATCGCAGACTACGTCCAAGTTCTCCTCCGACTGCAGAAATCGCAGCCAACTTCTTTGAAAACTTATTCCGCAGCGCGGATTATTATGACCTTTCAAGTGTTGGTCGTTATAAATTGAATGCTCGTCTGGATGTTGATACTCCTCTTGAGCTCAAGACTCTTACTAATGTTGATATTTTAAAAGCTGTTCTGTTGCTTTGTAAGCTTAAAGACAGTCATGGACCAGCTGATGATATTGATAACCTCGGCAACAGGCGTGTACGTCCTGTTGGTGAACTTGTCGAAAATCAGTACAGAATCGGTCTTGTCCGCATGGAAAGAGCTATCAAGGAGCGCATGAGCCTCCAGGAAGTAGCCACTTTGATGCCTCACGACCTGATCAATCCTAAACCTGTTGCAGCTGTTCTTAAAGAGTTCTTCGGTACTTCTCAGCTGTCACAGTTTATGGACCAGACAAATCCGCTTTCTGAAGTTACTCATAAACGCAGATTGTCGGCTCTCGGACCTGGCGGTCTTACCCGCGAACGTGCAGGCTTTGAAGTTCGTGACGTTCACGTAAGTCATTACGGCAGAATCTGCCCTATTGAAACTCCTGAAGGACCAAACATCGGTCTTATCGTTTCCTTGACGACTTATTCCAAGGTTAACGAATTCGGTTTCATTGAAAGTCCTTACCGGACAATCAAAGATTCCACTATGACTGATGAAATACTATATTATGATGCGACCAGAGAAGTCGGTCACGTAGTAGCACAGGCAAACGCACCTATTTCTGCTGAGGGCGCATTCGTTAATCCGCTTGTAACCTCACGCCTTAATGGTGATGTTTCCATGATGCCGCGTGAAGACGTAACCCTCATGGACATCAGCCCGAGTCAGACTGTATCAGTTTCAGCTGCACTTATTCCGTTTCTTGAGCATGATGACGCTAACCGCGCACTCATGGGATCGAACATGCAGCGTCAGGCTGTTCCACTCCTTAAGACAGCGCAGCCGCTTGTCGGAACAGGTATGGAAGCTAATGTTGCGCAGGACTCAGGTAGTTGTCTACTCGCAGAACAAGATGGATATATTGATTACGTTGATGCTGAGCGTCTCGTATTAAGATATGATGACGGGATTTATCCTGAAACAGGCGGCGTAAAACATTATGAGCTTCAGAAATGGCACAAGTCCAATCAGAACTCATGTTATGGTGCTCGCCCAAGACTTCAGGTCGGAACTCGTGTTACTAAAGGTGAAGTTCTTGCTGACGGACCTGGTATCAAAGACGGAGAGCTTGCTCTTGGTAAAAACCTGCTCGTAGCATTTATGCCATGGTGCGGTTACAACTTTGAAGATGCTATCCTGATTTCTGAACGTGTTGTTAAAGAAGATGTTTACACCTCAGTCCATATTGAGGAATTCGAACTCGTCGCACGTGATACCAAGCTTGGACCAGAAGAAGTTACCCGTGATATTCCTAACGTCAGTGAAGATATGCTCAGCAATCTTGACGAATGCGGTATCATCCGCCTTGGAGCTCGCATCACACCTGACGATATCCTCGTCGGTAAGATTACTCCTAAAGGCGAAACTCAGCTTACTCCAGAAGAAAAACTCCTTAGAGCTATCTTCGGGGATAAAGCGCGCGATGTTAAAAATACTTCTCTCAAAGTTCCACCGGGAATTGAGGGAACGGTAATTGACGTCAAAGTGTTTAACCGCAGATCCGGTGAGAAAGATGACCGTACAAGGGCCATCGAAGATTTCGAGCTTGCCAAGCATGATATGAAAGAAAGCAAGCATATCGATTCTCTCACAACTAAGACTCGCGAAAAAATATACGCGGTTGTTAGTAACAAGCAGATTAACCAGACTCTTATGGGACGCAGAAAGGGTGAAGTACTTGCAGAAGCAGGACACACAATCACTGATGCAATTCTTAGTGAGATTCCGCTTAAGAAGCTTGCCGGGCTGTTCTCAGATAAAGACACCAATGAAGCTGTTAAATTCCTTCTTGGTGAATATGATAAACAGATACGTGTTATTAAAGGTATTTATGACGTCAAACGTGAAAAAGTCACCGAAGGTGATGATTTACCTCCGGGCGTCATTAAAATGGTCAAAGTCTACATTGCGGTTAAGCGTAAACTTTCCGTAGGTGACAAAATGGCCGGTCGCCATGGTAACAAAGGTGTTGTTTCCCGTATTCTTCCAGAACAGGATATGCCGTTCTTTGCTGACGGTACTCCAATGGATATCGTACTTAATCCGCTTGGTGTTCCTTCTCGAATGAACATCGGTCAGATTATGGAAACACATCTTGGCTGGGCAGCTCTGGAACTCGGACATAAGTTCGCCAGAATGCTTGATGCCGGTGATGCTCTTGATCAGATTCGTAAAGAGGTCAAAAGCACCTTTGATTCAGAAGATGTTTTTGAACTTGTCGACAGCCTTGATGATGATGAATTCAAAGATGCTCTTAACAGAGCTCGCGAAGGAATTGTCACTAAAACTCCTGTCTTCGACGGTGCTACTGAAGAAGAGATCTGGGATCTGGTTGTTAAAACCGGAATCGCCGATGACGGTAAAGTCACCCTTTGGGATGGCCGTACCGGAGATCCTTTCCAGAACCGCGTAACTGTCGGGGTTATGTATATTCTCAAACTTCATCACTTAGTTGATGAAAAGATTCACGCCCGTTCAACCGGACCTTACTCGCTGGTTACTCAGCAGCCTCTTGGTGGTAAAGCTCAGTTTGGTGGACAGAGACTCGGGGAAATGGAAGTTTGGGCTCTTGAAGCATACGGCGCAGCCTATCTGCTTCAGGAATTCCTGACTGTCAAATCCGATGACGTTACCGGTCGTGTTAAGATGTATGAAAAAATCGTCAAAGGAGACAACTTCCTTGAAGCTGGACTCCCGGAATCATTTAACGTTTTGATCAAAGAGCTTATGTCTCTCGGTCTCGATGTCAAATTGCTTCAGGATGACGAAGAAGAAGAGGAAGAAGACTCTTCCGCTATAACTCAATAA
- the nusG gene encoding transcription termination/antitermination protein NusG, with translation MNEDAEKPQGRKARWYIVHTYSGYEQRVEQTVREMMRIGQDNGLIEEVVVPTEKVVELVKGEKRTSTRKFYPGYVMIKMIMEDESWHLIQSIPRVTGFIGGKNRPTPMRDSEAAKILSLMEDRQEQPRPKFNFDRGDDVRVIDGPFSGFNGLVEDVNYDKGKLRVSVSIFGRQTPVELDFVQVTKG, from the coding sequence ATGAACGAAGACGCTGAAAAACCTCAGGGAAGGAAAGCCCGTTGGTATATAGTTCATACTTATTCAGGTTATGAACAACGGGTTGAGCAAACTGTCCGTGAAATGATGAGAATTGGTCAGGATAATGGACTGATCGAAGAAGTCGTTGTTCCCACGGAAAAAGTAGTCGAATTGGTAAAAGGGGAAAAAAGAACGTCTACTCGGAAATTTTATCCGGGTTACGTCATGATCAAAATGATCATGGAAGATGAGTCCTGGCATCTCATCCAATCTATCCCTCGTGTAACTGGATTCATCGGTGGTAAAAACCGTCCGACTCCAATGCGTGACAGTGAAGCGGCTAAAATCCTGAGCCTGATGGAAGACCGTCAGGAACAGCCGAGACCTAAGTTCAACTTTGACCGGGGCGATGACGTCCGGGTTATTGACGGACCTTTCAGCGGTTTCAACGGCCTCGTAGAGGATGTCAACTACGATAAAGGTAAGCTTCGCGTGTCAGTTTCCATTTTCGGCCGCCAGACTCCGGTGGAACTGGACTTTGTTCAGGTTACCAAAGGGTAA
- a CDS encoding tRNA dihydrouridine synthase, producing the protein MNLLSIHPKKPWLAPLAGYSDLPFRMLCRKRGCSVACTEMISVKGLKYNGNGTKSLLATCQEDNPLVVQLFGGDPQDYLDTMPDLVEQGHTFFDLNSGCPVKKVLKAGGGSALLLEPDRLVQTAANMVKVAGEGRVGVKIRLGFMSGEDNYLEVARRLEDVGIGWITLHPRYAKQMFSGTADWSKLAILKKHVSIPVIGSGDLFTAEDGIECIRQTGIDGIMFARGALYDPAIFSRYLKLIDEPNCESLPDFDLGKTMEEHILSSREFDRSNGSFRKIRSMLPRYAKGKNGIRAVRGSISTCQNWEELLETVRKISKLVDE; encoded by the coding sequence ATGAATTTACTTTCTATACATCCCAAAAAACCTTGGCTTGCCCCTTTGGCAGGATATTCCGACCTCCCCTTTCGTATGTTATGTAGAAAACGGGGCTGTTCAGTAGCCTGCACTGAGATGATCAGCGTTAAAGGTCTTAAATACAACGGTAACGGAACAAAATCTCTTCTTGCAACCTGTCAGGAAGACAATCCTCTTGTGGTCCAGCTTTTCGGAGGTGATCCTCAAGACTATTTAGATACAATGCCTGATCTTGTAGAACAGGGCCATACTTTTTTCGATTTAAACTCAGGATGCCCTGTTAAAAAAGTACTTAAAGCTGGCGGAGGATCCGCCCTGCTGCTTGAACCGGACAGACTTGTACAAACGGCAGCCAACATGGTCAAAGTTGCAGGAGAAGGCCGCGTAGGAGTTAAAATAAGGCTGGGGTTCATGTCCGGTGAAGATAATTACCTTGAAGTGGCAAGAAGGCTTGAAGATGTCGGCATAGGCTGGATCACTCTCCACCCGAGATATGCCAAACAGATGTTTTCAGGCACAGCTGACTGGTCAAAGCTGGCCATTCTAAAAAAGCATGTATCAATACCGGTAATCGGAAGCGGTGACTTGTTTACAGCGGAAGACGGCATAGAATGTATCAGGCAGACAGGAATTGACGGAATTATGTTTGCGCGCGGTGCCTTATATGATCCTGCAATTTTCTCACGATACCTAAAACTTATTGACGAACCTAACTGTGAATCTCTGCCTGACTTCGATTTAGGCAAAACAATGGAAGAACATATTCTCTCCAGTCGTGAATTTGACAGGAGCAACGGTTCTTTCCGAAAAATCAGATCCATGCTGCCAAGATATGCAAAAGGTAAAAACGGAATCAGAGCGGTTCGCGGCAGCATTTCAACATGCCAGAACTGGGAAGAACTTCTTGAAACTGTCCGGAAAATATCAAAGCTAGTAGACGAATAG
- the tuf gene encoding elongation factor Tu, with product MGKAKFERKKPHVNIGTIGHIDHGKTTLTAAITKMAGLAGNGKYVAFDEIDKAPEEKERGITIATAHVEYETANRHYAHVDCPGHADYIKNMITGAAQMDGAILVVAATDGPMPQTREHILLARQVGVPFVVVFMNKCDMVDDEELLELVEMEVRELLSAYEFPGDDLPVIRGSALKALECEDIKSDEAKPIFELLEACDTYIEEPVRDIDKPFLMPIEDVFSISGRGTVVTGRVERGIIKVGGEVEIVGIKPTVKTTCTGVEMFRKLLDQGQAGDNVGVLLRGTKREDVERGQVLAAPGSIHPHTKFKAEVYILNKDEGGRHTPFFSGYRPQFYFRTTDITGIVTLEDGVEMVMPGDNATFNVEMIHPIGMDPGLRFAIREGGRTVGAGVVTEILE from the coding sequence ATGGGAAAAGCTAAATTCGAACGGAAGAAGCCTCATGTTAATATCGGTACCATCGGTCACATTGACCATGGTAAGACTACTTTGACCGCTGCTATCACTAAGATGGCTGGTCTTGCAGGAAACGGCAAATACGTCGCATTTGACGAAATTGACAAAGCTCCTGAAGAAAAAGAACGCGGTATCACAATTGCTACTGCTCACGTAGAATACGAAACTGCTAATCGTCACTACGCACACGTTGACTGTCCTGGTCATGCTGACTACATCAAGAATATGATTACTGGTGCAGCACAGATGGACGGAGCAATCCTTGTTGTTGCAGCAACTGACGGTCCTATGCCTCAGACTCGTGAGCACATCCTGCTTGCTCGTCAGGTTGGCGTACCTTTCGTTGTTGTTTTCATGAACAAGTGCGACATGGTTGACGACGAAGAGTTGCTTGAACTCGTAGAAATGGAAGTTCGCGAACTTCTTTCTGCTTACGAATTCCCTGGTGATGACCTTCCAGTTATCAGAGGTTCAGCTCTTAAAGCTCTCGAATGTGAAGACATCAAAAGCGACGAAGCAAAGCCTATCTTTGAACTTCTCGAAGCTTGCGACACATACATTGAAGAGCCAGTACGTGACATCGATAAACCTTTCCTTATGCCAATCGAAGATGTTTTCTCTATCTCCGGCCGTGGTACTGTTGTTACCGGTCGTGTAGAACGCGGAATCATTAAAGTCGGTGGAGAAGTCGAAATCGTTGGTATTAAACCAACTGTTAAGACCACTTGTACCGGTGTTGAAATGTTCCGTAAACTCCTCGATCAGGGTCAGGCTGGCGACAACGTTGGTGTACTCCTTCGTGGTACCAAGCGTGAAGACGTTGAACGCGGACAGGTTCTTGCTGCTCCTGGTTCAATTCACCCACACACAAAATTCAAAGCTGAAGTCTATATCCTCAATAAAGATGAAGGTGGACGTCATACTCCATTTTTCTCCGGATACCGTCCTCAGTTCTACTTCCGTACTACCGATATCACTGGTATCGTAACACTGGAAGATGGCGTAGAAATGGTAATGCCTGGTGATAATGCAACATTTAATGTTGAAATGATTCACCCGATTGGTATGGATCCAGGACTGCGTTTTGCTATCCGTGAAGGCGGCCGTACTGTTGGAGCTGGTGTTGTAACTGAGATTCTGGAGTAA
- the secE gene encoding preprotein translocase subunit SecE, with amino-acid sequence MSAKFKEFGEFLEQSKVEMKKVIWPTQKETIQTCTAVLVLVVVMSIFLGVVDLGLSKFVEAILS; translated from the coding sequence ATGAGTGCTAAATTCAAAGAATTTGGCGAATTCCTAGAGCAGTCGAAGGTCGAGATGAAGAAGGTCATATGGCCTACTCAGAAAGAGACTATTCAGACCTGTACCGCTGTCTTGGTCCTTGTCGTAGTCATGTCGATATTTCTGGGTGTTGTTGACCTTGGCCTCTCCAAATTTGTTGAGGCTATATTATCTTAA